A region of Kiritimatiellia bacterium DNA encodes the following proteins:
- a CDS encoding radical SAM protein — MRDPDGKNKLNPAGRDPYCACRLCPRRCGVDRTAGERGRCGEAAACRVASYGPHYGEEPSFSGTRGSGTIFFSGCSSGCFFCQNHQISIEHRGVDMTPDELLAAALSMTGPGGVHNLNFVTPDHFWPHIREVCVRVRAAGVDVPFLFNCSGYQEPGLVAEYAEVMDIFMPDFKFAEPDLARRCMGDADYPRLALESLRRMVEAKGFLLPWDPTGTEPARTGVLVRHLILPGHVENSLAVLEVLRAEFGVSLPISVMSQFRPVPACYEKEELARPLTADEHLRVTARVEELGFKHAYVQQLRDTDDFMPDFRRREAFQGNRRRPPPPSPSP, encoded by the coding sequence ATGCGCGATCCGGATGGAAAAAACAAGCTTAACCCGGCCGGGCGGGACCCTTACTGCGCCTGCCGGTTATGCCCGCGCCGCTGCGGCGTGGACCGCACCGCGGGCGAGCGCGGCCGCTGCGGGGAAGCCGCGGCGTGCCGTGTCGCCTCGTACGGGCCTCACTATGGCGAGGAGCCGTCCTTCTCCGGGACGCGCGGTTCAGGCACGATCTTCTTCAGCGGATGCTCCAGCGGTTGTTTCTTCTGCCAGAACCACCAGATATCCATCGAGCATCGCGGCGTGGACATGACGCCCGACGAGTTGCTCGCCGCGGCGCTGTCCATGACCGGGCCGGGCGGCGTGCACAACCTGAATTTCGTCACGCCGGATCACTTCTGGCCGCACATCCGGGAAGTATGCGTTCGCGTTCGGGCGGCCGGCGTGGACGTGCCGTTCCTGTTCAACTGCTCCGGCTATCAGGAACCCGGCCTGGTCGCCGAGTATGCGGAGGTCATGGACATCTTCATGCCCGACTTCAAATTCGCCGAACCGGACCTCGCCCGGCGCTGCATGGGGGACGCGGACTACCCGCGCCTGGCGCTGGAGTCGCTGCGCCGGATGGTGGAAGCAAAGGGGTTTCTTCTGCCGTGGGATCCGACCGGTACCGAACCGGCCCGGACAGGCGTGCTGGTGCGGCATTTGATCCTGCCCGGCCATGTGGAGAACAGCCTGGCCGTGCTGGAGGTGCTGCGCGCCGAATTCGGCGTTTCGCTGCCGATCTCCGTCATGAGCCAGTTCCGGCCCGTGCCGGCCTGTTATGAGAAGGAGGAACTGGCCCGGCCGCTGACGGCCGACGAGCATCTCCGGGTCACGGCCCGCGTCGAGGAGTTAGGCTTCAAGCACGCCTATGTCCAGCAGTTGCGCGACACGGACGACTTCATGCCCGACTTCCGACGCCGCGAGGCATTTCAAGGCAACCGCCGCCGGCCGCCCCCCCCGTCGCCCTCC
- a CDS encoding FIST C-terminal domain-containing protein — translation MFLSRASVPEILSAAATLKPSANDALMVLLAEQDAPDLEAVRAALADQGYVFFGGLFPAVLAHGRAHPKGAILAALPVLGSPLVFTGLDRADTPTPELERVPEGSPTAIILADGQTPGISEFLAGIFGQMGPSARCLGGGAGNSALARKPCLFTAGGVLQDAAILAFVRCSGSLGVQHGLTRVAGPIAATRTGPGGIEELNWRPACGVSRGILEKDSGLKIAKDHFYKNGHSWAYPFGLVREGAEDVVREPLAVTEDGGIRCGGGVPENAVLHVMKGQARDLIAAARQAAHRAAAGVRGRPRYAMVCDCISRQFFLRNQLADELEAVASEIHREGFLLEPEGMLTLGEIASAGESVLDFFNKTIVVGILSDA, via the coding sequence ATGTTTCTTTCCCGTGCCAGCGTTCCGGAAATCCTTTCCGCGGCCGCGACGCTGAAGCCGTCGGCGAACGACGCGCTCATGGTCCTGCTGGCCGAGCAAGACGCCCCGGACCTGGAGGCGGTCCGGGCCGCGTTGGCGGACCAGGGATACGTTTTTTTCGGCGGCCTGTTCCCGGCCGTCCTTGCGCATGGACGGGCCCATCCCAAGGGCGCCATCCTCGCCGCGCTGCCCGTTCTTGGATCCCCGCTGGTCTTCACGGGCCTGGACCGGGCGGACACCCCGACGCCCGAACTGGAACGCGTGCCCGAGGGTTCGCCCACGGCCATTATCCTGGCGGACGGGCAGACGCCCGGCATCTCCGAGTTCCTGGCCGGCATCTTCGGACAGATGGGGCCCTCGGCCCGATGCCTCGGCGGCGGCGCGGGGAACTCCGCCCTGGCTCGAAAGCCCTGCCTCTTCACGGCCGGCGGCGTGCTCCAAGACGCGGCGATCCTGGCCTTTGTGCGGTGCTCGGGCTCCCTCGGCGTTCAGCACGGCCTGACCCGGGTGGCCGGCCCGATCGCGGCCACCCGCACCGGTCCGGGCGGCATCGAGGAATTGAACTGGCGGCCGGCCTGTGGGGTCTCCCGGGGGATCCTGGAAAAGGATTCCGGCCTGAAAATCGCGAAGGACCATTTCTACAAGAACGGGCATTCGTGGGCCTATCCTTTCGGGCTGGTCCGCGAAGGCGCGGAGGATGTCGTACGCGAACCGCTGGCGGTGACGGAGGACGGCGGGATCCGCTGCGGCGGCGGCGTACCGGAGAACGCGGTGCTGCACGTCATGAAAGGCCAGGCGCGCGATCTCATCGCCGCGGCCCGCCAGGCCGCGCACCGCGCCGCCGCGGGCGTCCGCGGCCGGCCGCGCTACGCCATGGTCTGCGACTGCATCTCGCGCCAGTTCTTCCTGCGCAACCAGCTCGCCGACGAACTCGAGGCCGTGGCCAGCGAGATTCACCGGGAGGGCTTCCTCCTCGAGCCGGAAGGCATGCTGACCCTGGGCGAAATCGCCTCGGCCGGCGAAAGCGTTCTCGACTTCTTCAACAAAACCATCGTCGTGGGGATCCTCTCCGATGCCTGA
- a CDS encoding response regulator has translation MPETHPADITGTISLLYELALSAGQSLDLEANCDRFLRTLLARKNLAFGAIWLKADVLAGPREAGRPTGEYRLAHANPRFRVRETTLAADHPLIRRLAAEPFFSAAAGEAGFESLATEKGIAGGVFAVYALGSVGFLKVYSLTRKTAFPRVELNTLSQVLAKFAVSLEGCLAHRRLAHEIEERDRAENERRRLAMVVEQMEDCVIITDAAGVFRYVNPAFERVTGYSAGEVAGLTPRILKSGRHPPAFYETLWSTIRAGRPWHDRVINRLKNGDLATFDAIIVPTREDQGGPAGFVAVLRDVTRLIEIEQQYAEAQKMESIGRLAGGMAHDFNNTLTAILGFGSLLLETSGEDDPDRHALEQIVLAGERAANLTRQLLTFSRPPMAELRVLDLNALVLNACHLLRRSLGEDVELVTLLDEHSGSVRADASLINQVVTNLSLNARDAMPRGGRLTIRTVPAELDTAFCSDHPGVSPGRHVLLSVHDTGTGMTEDIRRRAFEPFFTTKGTGKGTGLGLSVVYGIVRRLGGCIELDSRPEAGTEVRLWLPRTETRGDTLPVELEEKLVGGSETILVVEDEAMVRDLATRLLRSLGYSLLEAGSGEEALSLLDHYRDRLDLVLTDVVMPQMNGVDLMLRLRQVRPGLKVVYMSGFADDAFAERGLDLDPRRLIRKPFTKETLARTLRKVLDE, from the coding sequence ATGCCTGAAACGCATCCCGCCGATATCACGGGGACGATCTCCCTCCTCTACGAACTGGCGCTGTCCGCCGGACAGTCGCTGGATCTCGAGGCCAACTGCGACCGCTTCCTGCGGACCCTGCTCGCCCGCAAGAACCTGGCCTTCGGCGCGATATGGCTGAAGGCCGATGTCCTGGCCGGGCCGCGCGAGGCGGGCCGCCCTACGGGCGAATACCGCCTGGCCCATGCCAACCCGCGCTTCCGCGTGCGGGAGACCACCCTGGCGGCGGACCACCCGCTGATCCGCCGGCTGGCCGCGGAACCTTTCTTCTCCGCCGCGGCCGGCGAGGCGGGATTCGAAAGCCTGGCGACCGAAAAGGGGATCGCCGGCGGCGTCTTTGCCGTGTACGCCCTGGGGTCCGTGGGTTTTTTGAAGGTCTACTCGCTGACGCGGAAGACCGCCTTTCCGCGGGTCGAGCTGAACACCTTGAGCCAGGTGCTCGCCAAGTTCGCCGTCTCGCTGGAGGGCTGCCTCGCGCACCGCCGGCTCGCGCACGAGATCGAGGAGCGCGACCGCGCGGAGAACGAGCGGCGGCGCCTGGCCATGGTCGTGGAGCAAATGGAGGACTGCGTCATCATCACGGACGCCGCCGGCGTGTTCCGCTACGTGAACCCGGCGTTCGAGCGGGTGACCGGCTACTCGGCCGGCGAGGTCGCCGGGCTGACGCCGCGAATCCTGAAGAGCGGCCGGCATCCCCCCGCCTTCTACGAGACGCTGTGGAGCACCATCCGCGCCGGCCGGCCCTGGCACGACCGGGTGATCAACCGCCTCAAGAACGGCGACCTGGCCACCTTCGACGCGATCATTGTCCCCACGCGCGAGGACCAGGGTGGGCCCGCCGGCTTCGTGGCGGTCCTGCGCGACGTCACCCGGCTGATCGAGATCGAGCAGCAATACGCTGAAGCCCAGAAGATGGAATCCATCGGGCGGCTGGCGGGCGGCATGGCGCACGATTTCAACAACACCCTGACGGCCATCCTGGGGTTCGGATCGCTGCTCCTTGAAACCTCGGGCGAGGACGACCCTGACCGCCACGCCCTGGAGCAGATCGTGCTGGCCGGGGAGCGGGCCGCCAACCTCACGCGCCAGCTTCTGACGTTCAGCCGGCCGCCCATGGCGGAACTGCGCGTGCTCGATCTCAACGCCCTCGTGCTCAACGCCTGCCACCTGCTGCGGCGCTCGCTCGGCGAGGACGTGGAACTGGTCACCCTGCTGGACGAGCACTCCGGCAGCGTCCGCGCGGACGCCAGCCTGATCAACCAGGTCGTCACCAATCTCTCGCTCAATGCCCGCGACGCCATGCCCCGGGGCGGACGCCTGACGATCCGGACCGTGCCGGCCGAACTCGACACGGCGTTCTGCTCGGATCACCCGGGCGTCTCGCCCGGCCGCCATGTCCTATTGAGCGTACACGACACGGGCACCGGAATGACCGAGGATATCCGCCGCCGCGCCTTCGAGCCCTTCTTCACCACCAAGGGCACCGGCAAGGGCACGGGCCTCGGGCTCTCCGTGGTCTATGGGATCGTCCGGCGGCTGGGCGGCTGCATCGAGCTGGACAGCCGGCCGGAAGCCGGCACCGAGGTCCGCCTCTGGCTGCCGCGCACCGAGACCCGGGGCGACACACTGCCCGTCGAACTGGAAGAGAAGCTGGTCGGCGGAAGCGAAACGATCCTCGTGGTCGAGGACGAGGCCATGGTGCGCGACCTGGCCACCCGCCTGCTGCGGTCGCTGGGCTACAGCCTGCTGGAGGCCGGCAGCGGCGAGGAGGCCCTCTCCCTCCTGGATCACTACCGGGACCGGCTCGACCTTGTGCTTACGGACGTGGTGATGCCGCAGATGAACGGCGTCGACCTGATGCTCCGCCTGCGGCAGGTGCGGCCGGGGCTGAAGGTGGTCTACATGTCCGGGTTCGCGGACGACGCCTTCGCCGAGCGCGGCCTGGACCTCGACCCGCGGCGGCTGATCCGCAAACCGTTCACCAAGGAAACTCTCGCGCGCACGCTCCGCAAGGTGCTCGACGAGTAG
- a CDS encoding tetratricopeptide repeat protein, with product MRTSRDRIARGLGAFLMLGLLLLAYGPSLRGGFLWDDDVYVTGNELLTAPDGLRRIWFSMDSPSQYFPLTYTLMRAEHAAWGLNTLGYHLVSVALHWINALLVGVVLGLLSVPGAWFAAALFAFHPVQVESVAWITEQKNLLSTLFYLAALWAWIRSLEAPARRRGFWLAGVTGFFLLALFAKTTACTLPAALVIAAWRKGRKLDRPLVLQVAALLLIGVAMGLFTVWWEQHLQGSKDAEVRFPFLDGALIAGRALWFYAGKLFWAANLAFSYPRWAINAADPLQYGWLLGLLVLAAGLGALWRRGVRGPALAVLFFVACLSPLLGFIPLYTFQYSFAADHYQYLACVGLLALAGAGLAGAAARGPAGSRRALSSLPVLLLAALTWRQAHAYRDIETLWRDTIAKNPSSWMAHDNLGCELSAQGRQAEAEACLRKAVSLNPRNNRTHFNLANVLAKQGRAEEALARYDRALELDPRHVKSLFNKAHLLAALGRAEEAIAAYREALRHQPDLASAHVNLGLLLAARGDPVSAERHYREALRAESGNPDACNSYGMLQAARGDLAAARDMYQRALSLRPGHAQARNNLANVLVREGRWEESLPQYEEVLRLDPAFAEAHFNYAMALQRTGRPEEAGAHFAEAVRLKPELEARLPAP from the coding sequence ATGCGGACGAGTCGAGACCGGATAGCCAGGGGCCTGGGGGCCTTCCTGATGCTGGGCCTGCTTCTGCTGGCCTACGGGCCGTCCCTCCGCGGCGGGTTTCTCTGGGATGACGACGTCTACGTGACGGGCAACGAGCTGCTCACCGCGCCCGACGGGCTCCGGCGGATCTGGTTCTCCATGGACTCGCCCTCGCAGTATTTCCCGCTCACCTACACGCTGATGCGGGCAGAGCATGCCGCGTGGGGGCTGAACACGCTGGGCTACCATCTTGTCAGTGTCGCGCTGCACTGGATCAACGCGCTGCTGGTTGGCGTGGTGCTCGGTCTGCTCTCCGTGCCCGGGGCCTGGTTCGCGGCGGCGCTCTTCGCGTTCCACCCGGTCCAGGTGGAAAGCGTCGCCTGGATCACGGAGCAGAAGAACCTGCTGTCCACGTTGTTCTACCTGGCCGCGCTCTGGGCTTGGATCCGGTCGCTGGAGGCCCCGGCGCGTCGCCGCGGCTTCTGGCTGGCGGGCGTGACGGGATTCTTCCTGCTGGCCCTGTTCGCGAAGACCACCGCCTGCACGCTGCCGGCGGCGCTGGTTATCGCCGCCTGGCGGAAAGGCCGGAAGCTGGACCGCCCCCTCGTCCTCCAGGTGGCCGCGCTCCTGCTGATCGGCGTGGCGATGGGCCTTTTCACCGTGTGGTGGGAGCAGCATCTCCAGGGCAGCAAGGACGCGGAGGTCCGTTTCCCGTTCCTGGACGGCGCGCTCATCGCCGGCCGCGCGCTCTGGTTCTATGCCGGGAAGCTTTTCTGGGCGGCGAACCTGGCGTTCAGCTACCCTCGCTGGGCAATCAACGCGGCCGATCCCCTGCAATACGGCTGGCTTCTCGGCCTGCTGGTTCTGGCCGCCGGCCTCGGAGCGCTTTGGCGCCGGGGCGTCCGCGGCCCGGCGCTGGCGGTCCTGTTTTTCGTCGCGTGCCTGTCCCCGTTGCTCGGCTTCATCCCGCTGTACACTTTTCAGTATTCCTTCGCGGCCGACCATTACCAATACCTCGCGTGCGTCGGCCTGCTGGCGCTGGCGGGCGCCGGGCTCGCCGGCGCGGCGGCCCGAGGGCCCGCCGGGAGCCGCCGCGCCCTCTCGTCGCTCCCGGTGCTCCTGCTCGCCGCGCTTACGTGGCGCCAGGCCCATGCTTACCGCGACATCGAGACGCTGTGGCGGGACACGATCGCGAAGAACCCCTCGAGCTGGATGGCGCACGACAACTTGGGCTGCGAGTTATCGGCCCAGGGCCGGCAGGCCGAGGCGGAGGCATGCTTGAGGAAGGCCGTGAGCCTCAACCCGCGCAACAACCGCACGCACTTCAACCTGGCGAATGTCCTGGCGAAGCAGGGCCGCGCCGAGGAGGCCCTCGCCCGCTACGATCGGGCGCTCGAACTCGATCCGCGTCACGTGAAAAGCCTGTTCAACAAGGCGCATCTCCTGGCGGCCCTGGGTCGGGCTGAAGAAGCCATCGCGGCGTACCGTGAGGCGCTCCGGCATCAGCCGGATCTGGCCTCCGCCCATGTCAATCTCGGGCTGCTGCTGGCCGCGCGCGGCGACCCGGTATCGGCGGAGCGTCACTACCGGGAGGCGCTGCGCGCGGAGTCCGGGAATCCCGACGCCTGCAACAGCTACGGGATGCTGCAGGCCGCGCGGGGCGACCTGGCGGCGGCCCGGGACATGTATCAGCGGGCCCTCTCCCTTCGCCCGGGGCATGCCCAGGCCCGGAACAATCTCGCCAACGTACTGGTCCGCGAGGGCCGCTGGGAGGAATCCTTGCCGCAGTATGAAGAGGTCCTGCGGCTCGACCCGGCTTTCGCGGAGGCGCACTTCAACTACGCCATGGCGCTGCAGCGGACGGGCCGCCCGGAGGAGGCCGGGGCCCATTTCGCCGAAGCCGTCCGGCTGAAACCCGAATTGGAAGCCCGCCTGCCGGCCCCGTGA
- the rpiB gene encoding ribose 5-phosphate isomerase B, with the protein MRGRLSVKPTENILFVCTGNICRSPMAEVLLRARLGTASGVAVGSAGVAAMDGMPASAEAVEVLARRGLDLKPFRSRRLTAELARSATLIVVMTEAHGQVVERAFPEAAGQVRRLTSFGAGGGARDIPDPIGSPVAVYQRVSEQIDSAISDLVLYLVEQRGVRPSAPAPGGAGMKIAIGSDHAGFELKEALRKLLAERNIQVEDVGAASAESVDYPDYAAAVARRVSEGAADQGILVCATGVGMSITANKFPGVRAALCFTPAMARLARVHNNANILALGGSLLKPADAAPMLDAWLSAGFEDGGRHERRVRKMAAIEALQSDPVAVNAVDPELYAALRKEARRQRENLELIASENYVSPAVRAAQGSVMTNKYAEGYPGKRWYNGCEFVDEAERLAIDRAKQLFGAEHANVQPHSGSGANMAVYFAMLQPGDTMLAMSLACGGHLTHGHKVNFSGRFFRVVHYGVDPQTERINYDEVAALAKEHKPKMICAGASAYSRIIDFKRLREIADAAGAFLMVDMAHIAGLVAAGCHPNPVPFSDFVTTTTHKTLRGPRGGMILCRDKYAQDIDRQIFPGTQGGPLMHVIAAKAVCFHEALQPAFKTYQQQIVRNAQVLAAALEQRGLRIVSGGTDNHMMLVDLTPAGVTGKDAATALDKACITVNKNAIPFDKQSPFVTSGIRIGTPAVTTRGMKEPEMEKISEFIRRVLAAPEDAKTVDAVRAEVVALTARFPVP; encoded by the coding sequence ATGCGAGGAAGATTGAGTGTAAAACCAACAGAAAACATCTTGTTCGTTTGCACCGGCAACATCTGCCGGAGCCCGATGGCGGAGGTCCTGCTGCGCGCCCGGCTTGGAACCGCGTCGGGCGTGGCGGTCGGGTCCGCCGGCGTGGCGGCGATGGACGGGATGCCGGCGAGCGCGGAGGCCGTCGAGGTGCTGGCCCGGCGCGGCCTCGACTTGAAGCCGTTCCGGAGCCGGAGGCTGACGGCGGAACTCGCGCGCTCGGCGACGCTGATCGTGGTGATGACGGAGGCCCACGGACAGGTCGTGGAGCGCGCGTTCCCGGAGGCGGCGGGCCAGGTGCGGAGGCTGACCTCGTTCGGGGCGGGGGGCGGGGCGCGGGACATCCCGGACCCGATCGGTTCGCCCGTGGCGGTGTACCAGCGGGTCAGCGAGCAGATTGACAGCGCGATTTCGGATTTGGTTCTGTACCTGGTCGAACAGCGGGGTGTGCGGCCGTCGGCGCCGGCCCCCGGGGGAGCGGGCATGAAGATAGCGATCGGTTCGGATCACGCGGGCTTCGAGTTGAAGGAGGCCCTGAGGAAACTCCTGGCGGAGCGGAATATCCAGGTGGAGGACGTCGGCGCGGCGAGCGCGGAGTCCGTGGATTATCCCGACTACGCCGCCGCCGTCGCGCGGCGGGTGTCCGAGGGCGCCGCGGACCAGGGCATCCTGGTCTGCGCGACCGGCGTGGGCATGAGCATCACGGCCAACAAGTTCCCAGGGGTGCGGGCGGCCCTGTGCTTCACCCCCGCGATGGCGCGCCTGGCGCGCGTCCACAACAACGCCAACATCCTGGCCCTCGGCGGCAGCCTCCTGAAGCCCGCCGACGCGGCGCCGATGCTGGACGCGTGGCTGTCCGCCGGGTTCGAGGACGGCGGCCGGCACGAGCGGCGCGTGAGGAAGATGGCGGCGATCGAGGCGCTCCAGTCCGATCCCGTGGCGGTGAACGCGGTGGACCCGGAGCTCTACGCCGCGCTGCGCAAGGAGGCCCGGCGGCAGCGCGAGAACCTGGAGCTCATTGCCTCGGAAAATTACGTCAGCCCGGCCGTCCGCGCGGCGCAGGGCTCGGTGATGACGAACAAGTACGCCGAGGGCTATCCCGGCAAGCGGTGGTATAACGGCTGCGAGTTCGTGGACGAGGCCGAGCGCCTGGCGATCGACCGCGCGAAGCAGCTCTTCGGCGCCGAGCACGCGAACGTCCAGCCCCACAGCGGCAGCGGGGCGAACATGGCCGTCTACTTCGCCATGCTCCAGCCCGGCGACACGATGCTGGCCATGAGCCTCGCGTGCGGCGGGCACCTGACCCACGGGCACAAGGTCAATTTCTCCGGGCGCTTCTTCCGCGTGGTGCACTACGGCGTGGACCCGCAGACCGAGCGGATCAACTACGACGAGGTCGCCGCGCTGGCGAAGGAGCACAAGCCGAAGATGATCTGCGCCGGCGCGAGCGCCTACTCGCGGATCATCGACTTCAAGCGCCTGCGCGAGATCGCCGACGCCGCCGGGGCGTTCCTGATGGTGGACATGGCCCACATCGCCGGCCTGGTCGCCGCGGGCTGCCACCCCAACCCGGTCCCGTTCAGCGACTTCGTCACCACGACCACGCACAAGACCCTGCGCGGCCCGCGCGGCGGCATGATCCTGTGCCGCGATAAATACGCACAGGACATCGACCGGCAGATCTTCCCCGGCACGCAGGGCGGGCCGCTGATGCACGTGATCGCGGCCAAGGCGGTCTGCTTCCACGAGGCGCTCCAGCCCGCCTTCAAGACCTACCAGCAGCAGATCGTCCGCAACGCCCAGGTCCTGGCCGCCGCCCTCGAGCAGCGCGGGCTGCGCATCGTCTCCGGCGGCACGGACAACCACATGATGCTCGTGGACCTGACGCCCGCCGGCGTGACCGGCAAGGACGCCGCGACCGCGCTCGACAAGGCCTGCATCACGGTCAACAAGAACGCCATCCCCTTCGACAAGCAGAGCCCCTTCGTCACCTCCGGCATCCGGATCGGCACGCCGGCGGTGACCACGCGCGGCATGAAGGAGCCCGAGATGGAGAAGATTTCGGAATTCATCCGCCGGGTCCTTGCCGCGCCGGAGGACGCGAAGACCGTGGACGCGGTCCGCGCCGAAGTCGTGGCGCTGACCGCCCGTTTTCCCGTGCCGTAG